Genomic window (Phycisphaerae bacterium):
GCCCCTAACCGCTGATCGTCCCGACACGCCTCCCGCAGAGGTCGACGCGGTCCGCTGGCAAACCGGACAGTCGGATCGGAGCAAGTAGGGTGCGTCGTCCCGACGCACCAGAAAACCGCCCCTTGCCCACACCCGCCCAAACCCCAACGCCGACCCAAAACTCTCCGCCTGTGGACTACGAGGGGAGAAGCGCCTAAAAGCGGCGGTTCGGGGTTGGGGAATGAGCAAATGCGAAATCCGACATTCGGAATTCACCAAACCTCCAAGACGCCAAAAGCGCCAAGGGAAGAAGAGAAAACATTCCATCGAACGAAGGCTATATTCTGGAGTCCTGTCCGAGTTTTCTTGGCGTCCTGGCGGTTTCCACGCCTTTGGCCTTCGTCTTTCAGTCCGCCCCCCGGCGGACTTCCTGGACTCCTTGTCATCCTCTCTTCTCCGCGTGTTCCGCCCGCTCCGTGCCGTCCCAAAGGAATTCGCCGACGGCGGTCCGAAAAGCAGGTCCGGCGTGAAAAGATGGGCTATCCTGAAGACGGTGCTGTTTGTATGCGTAGGACTGCGGCGGTGATTTTGCGGCCAGCGGGGACGCAGCAGAGCATTAGGTTCGCCGGTGAGAATCGTTCTCTGGGAGCCAGTTCTGGTAGCGGAGCAGTTCGACAATGAGGGAGAGTGCCTGGTCGCGGACCTCCTCCACATGCTTCCTCTCCTGCTGGAGACACGTGCGGGCCACATCGTCTTCCCATTTGCGGAACGACTCCTCGAAATCAGCATGCAGCATATCTGGGGCGTCGGGAATGGGTCCACTTCGCGCCCTATCGAACAATTTCAGAAGCGCTCCGCAGTAGAATGTCCCCATATGAAGATCGGCCACGAAGTCAAGCAAATCTCTTCTGTGGTCCTGTAGGAGAGCAAGCGAGAAACGTGCTGGATGCAGAATGAACTGGCAGCGACGCCAGAGCGGCACGAAGCGGTGATCGAGGATGGCGGGATCCTTGTGCTGCCGGAACATCCGGAGCCGGTCCACATCGGTTTTCGAGGTTGGATCATGTTGGTCTGCCAGATGGCAGTTCGGGCAGAGGGGCAACAGGTTCATCGGGTCGTGGTTCGAGGGATCCTCATCGACATGATGGAACTGCGGCTTATCGCCGCCGCAAATGGCGCAGCGGTGACGGTACTCGTCGAGAACCTCCCGTGCGACCTTCGGCGGAATCTTCGTGCGATCCTTGGCCATGCCTACCTCCGCAGATCGTGGCCTTGAACTCGGGCTAAGAAGCCGACTGCCGCCATCAATTGTACCACGAGCAGGAAGTGTGCCAATCAGGCTTAACTCACGTTTAGCGCCCATTCATCCAGCCGCGGTGCACGTTCGGCAGAAGTGCCAAAAAACCTTTGCGTTCCGCTCGCCGCCCCGCATTAATAACCCCCGGTAACGGACACCATTGGATAGCAAGGAGTTGCCATGTCGCCTTCCCAAGCGTGGCGAGTGCCCGTACTCGACGACGCCACCGCCGGCGCCGGACTGTTCCCCGGCTACACCTGCCTCTTCACCATACCCGACTACTGGGAGTACGGCCGGTTCGTCCCCCAGGACCGCTGCGAACTCCCGGGCAAACGCTTCGTCGCCAAGGCCGTCGGACAAGCCGAGGCACAACACGTCTTCATGACCCCCGTCTTCTGGGCCAAGCCCATCCGCTATACGATGACCCAGCCGCCGATCTACGTTGCCTGGAAGGTCCGCCCGCCAACTCAGGCGGTTGCCGGTGGGCGATTCTCCTACGTCACAGCCGACAACGGCCCGTGGCAGATCTGGTCCGAACGCGACCGCCATGACAAAGTCGTCTGGACCGTCGCCACCAAACGAAACGGCCAATGGCAAGACCACCAACTGCCCGATAGCGCCGACAACGAATGGATCGACGTCCAACTGACCCTCCAACCCGACCGACTCACCGTCCAGGTCAACCAAACCGACCGCGGCACGTTCGAACACGATGCCTATCCCGACGACTTCGAACTGCGCTTCGGCTCCGCCCAGACCCACGACGGCGGCGGCGAAGTCCGCACCGAATTCCGCAGCGTCTACGTCAACGACATTCCTTATCCCTATAGTTCGCAGGATCTGCCCGATGGCCCCGAAGACATCCAGCCATCCGACGACGCCTACTGGTACCTCATTGGCGAAGCCTCACCCCAACACCCGCGCCATAGCGAAGGCGACATGATCGAACTGAAGGACGGACGGCTGCTGCTGGTCTGGACCGACTACTACAACGGCCAAGGCTGGGATGGGTCACCCGCCTGCCTCTCAGCCAAAACATCATCCGATGGCGGACGAACCTGGTCGCCGATGCGCACCGCCGTCCGCGACGAGCACGGGACCAACGTCATGTCCGTCAGCCTCGTCCGCGCCGGCAACGGCGATCTGCTGCTGGCCTACTTCGATCAGCTTCCAACCATGAAAACCAAGGGCATGGTCCTGCGTCGCTCAGCCGACGAAGGCGAAACGTGGGGCGAACCCATCCCGATCACCCCGGAAACCGGCAACACCCACAGCGCCAACAACGCCTGCCTCCGCCGCCTCGCCTCCGGCCGGATCATCCTCGCCACCCGCGAAGTCGTCGATGGAATCCGTTGGCCCTACGGCCTTTACAGCGACGACGATGGACGAACCTGGGGCGCCGGCCAGCGCGTACCCGATCCCGAACTGACCCCCGAACAGAAAAAAGGTCAGAACGTCAACGAACCCTGCATCGCCGAACTGGCTGATGGACGACTCCTGATGACCATGCGCA
Coding sequences:
- a CDS encoding HNH endonuclease, yielding MAKDRTKIPPKVAREVLDEYRHRCAICGGDKPQFHHVDEDPSNHDPMNLLPLCPNCHLADQHDPTSKTDVDRLRMFRQHKDPAILDHRFVPLWRRCQFILHPARFSLALLQDHRRDLLDFVADLHMGTFYCGALLKLFDRARSGPIPDAPDMLHADFEESFRKWEDDVARTCLQQERKHVEEVRDQALSLIVELLRYQNWLPENDSHRRT
- a CDS encoding exo-alpha-sialidase, which translates into the protein MSPSQAWRVPVLDDATAGAGLFPGYTCLFTIPDYWEYGRFVPQDRCELPGKRFVAKAVGQAEAQHVFMTPVFWAKPIRYTMTQPPIYVAWKVRPPTQAVAGGRFSYVTADNGPWQIWSERDRHDKVVWTVATKRNGQWQDHQLPDSADNEWIDVQLTLQPDRLTVQVNQTDRGTFEHDAYPDDFELRFGSAQTHDGGGEVRTEFRSVYVNDIPYPYSSQDLPDGPEDIQPSDDAYWYLIGEASPQHPRHSEGDMIELKDGRLLLVWTDYYNGQGWDGSPACLSAKTSSDGGRTWSPMRTAVRDEHGTNVMSVSLVRAGNGDLLLAYFDQLPTMKTKGMVLRRSADEGETWGEPIPITPETGNTHSANNACLRRLASGRIILATREVVDGIRWPYGLYSDDDGRTWGAGQRVPDPELTPEQKKGQNVNEPCIAELADGRLLMTMRSVAGGQFFSWSSDGGESWTKPRLSPLRGACSPAAIKRIPGTDDILAVFTYGLEARTPLVSAVSSDGGTTWKHLKLLEQSRYHGYCYTSITFYRDRVILTTMHSPNFTSLMRFDVQPGYIDLRLINLPVKWFYRNAPNDA